In Microbacterium sp. zg-Y818, the genomic window GAGGGAGGCTATGCCAAGCGCACCGCCATCGGCGAGTATCGGGTGCAGGGTCGCGGCGGTCTCGGCATCAAGGTGGCCAAGCTCAACGAGGATCGGGGAGAGCTGGCCGGCGGCCTCATCGTCAGTGAGGAGGACGAGGTCCTCGTGGTTCTTGCCAGCGGCAAGGTGGTACGCTCTGCCGTGGCCGAGGTGCCTGCCAAGGGCCGCGACACCATGGGCGTCGTGTTCGCACGACCGGACGACGACGATCGCATCCTGGCGATCGCTCGCAACGGCGAGCGTGGCCTGGCCCAGCGAGCCGAGGCGGCAGCGGATGCCGATGCGGCGGACGCCGAGCCCGCAGACGGGACCGCCTCCCCCGAGACCCCGGAAGAGAGTACTGACGCATGAGCACGGTAGCCGACAAGCTGGCTAAGAAGTCCTCCAGCAAGACCAGTTCCAAGCAGGTGCGACTGCGCCTGGTCTACGTGGACTTCTGGTCCGCGGTGAAGCTGTCGTTCCTGGCCTCGGTGGCGCTCGCGATCGTGACGGTCGTCTCGATCTTCCTGGTGTACCTGGTGCTCGAGGCCACCACGCTGCTGTCGAAGCTGGACGAGCTGTTCATGGCGTTCACCGACGGCACCGTCTCGCTCACCACGTTCATCGGACTCCCGCAGGTGATGGCGTTCGCCGCCGTCATCGCGATCCTCAACCTCATCGTCTTCACGGTGCTGGGTGCGGTCGTGGCGGGCATCTACAACCTGATGGTCAAGATCACCGGCGGCCTGCTCGTCGGATTCACCTCCAACTGACGCGCCCGACGCGACTCGGTTTCGTGAAACCGGGTCGCGTCGGGTAAAGTCTTGGAGGTTGCCGATGAGAAATCACGGCAGACGGGGCTATAGCTCAGGCGGTTAGAGCGCTTCACTGATAATGAAGAGGTCCCAGGTTCAAGTCCTGGTAGCCCCACAAAAACAAGCCCCGGGGCCTTAGCTCAGTTGGTAGAGCGCCTGCTTTGCAAGCAGGATGTCAGGAGTTCGAATCTCCTAGGCTCCACAGTCGAGAAGCGCCGCCCACATGGGCGGCGCTTCTCGTTTCGGCACCGACTCCGCGTCCCGGGCGAAACCCGTGCGGGCCGTACCCTAAACGATCAGCCCGCCGCCTCGCGACCACCCCCGACTGCTCCGCCTGCCTGGCTAGAGTCGCACGCATGCAACTTCGAGTCGCCGCCTACGCCGTCATCAGGGATGACGACGACCGCGTGCTGCTCGCGCACTGGAACGACAACGGCCGCTCGGGCTGGACGATGCCGGGCGGAGGCCTGGAGGCGGGGGAGGACCCGCAACATGCCGTGCGCCGCGAAGTGCGCGAGGAGACGGGCTACAAGGTCGCCGTCGACGACCTTCTCGGCATCCACTCCCGCGTCATCCCCGCCTCGCGTCGCCTGGAGGCCGCCGAGGACCCGCTGCACACCCTGAGGATCGTGTACTCCGCCCGTGTGACCGGCGGACGCCTGCGCGATGAGATCGGCGGATCGACCGATCGAGCGGAGTGGTTCCCGGTGCCGGGGGTGCGGCTGCTGCAGCGCCTGAAGCTCGTGGACATCGCGCTGAAGATGGCCGACGTCAGCTGAGGGGCGCCCCAGGCGGCGGCTCCGCGACGGAGATATCCGCCACGGTCGCCCCGTACGCCGCTATGAGGGCGTCTGCGTCGACGAACAGGCTGTAGCCGGGGGCACCGGCTCCCATGGCGATGCGTTTGCCCCTGATGCGCTCGTCGGCGAACACCGGCCAGTCCACGGTGCTGCCGATGGGAACGATCGTGCCGCGTGCGTAGCCGGTCGCGGCGAAGGCGTGCTCAGCGTCGGGGAGGCGCAGCTTGTTGACCCCCACGACGGCGCGGAGCTTGGGCCATGAGATCACCCGATCCCCGGGGACGAGAGCGAAGAGATAGGTGTCGTCGCTGCGCTTGACCACGAGGGTCTTGACGATGTCGGCCGGCCGGATGCCGAGCAGCTCGGCGGCCTCGGGCAGGCTGTGTGCGGCGGGTCGCTCCCGGAAAGACACCTCGAGCCCGCGCGCCTGTGCGGCGTCGCGGGCTCGAGAGAGACCGTCGGACGGTGTCGTCACGCGTCCGGTGCGCTCAGCGGGTCATCGGCCACCCACAGCTCGTCATCGGCGCGCAGCGTCTGCCAGGCGGCGTACGCGACGCCGAGCGCCGCAGAGATGGCCAGGATGATCGCGATGACGCTGCCGGCGCTCATGCTCTTCTTCGGCTCCGGAGCGACGACGGCGAGCTTCTTGGCGAACTTCTTCGCCGCGTCCTTGCTGTACTTGTCAGCCTTCTTGGAGTACTTCGACACGTCGGGGGCGGCGAAGCCGCGACCCGCGGCGACCCGCGCACGCGTGTCGTTGGCGGCGTCCCACACCGACATCGCCGAACCGACGACGGCGCCGGCTGCGGGAACGACCTTGTCGTTGAGCACCTGCCGCGACACCTTCGTGGCCTTGGAGACGTATGGGGCGGCGTACTGCCCGTACGCGCCGCTGATCACCGGCATGACGTTCTCGCGCTGGTAGTGGCCGAGCTGACGGCCGGCCTCCTTGGCGACGTTGGCCGCTTCCCCCACGAGAACCTGCTGAGATTCCCACAGGGTGTTCGCCTGCTTCTGGAGCTTGCGGAGTTCCTTCTTGCGCTTGCGGCTGAGGCTCACGAGGGGCCCTCCCTAAATCGCTCGGACACGTTTATCCATATCTTGCCAGACGACCCCACCCCCGGACGGGAGGGGTTGCACATAACTCTGCGAGAATGTACGACATGGCACTCCCCACAGCGGTCGCGACCCTGCACACCAACCACGGCGACATCGTCGTCAATCTCTTCGGAGACCACGCACCCCGTACGGTGCAGAACTTCATCGGCCTGGCCGACGGAACGGGCGCCTGGACCGACCCCGCCACCGGCAAGCCGGGCGAGGGTCCGCTGTACAAGGACGTGATCTTCCACCGCATCATCCCCGGCTTCATGATCCAGGGGGGCGACCCGCTCGGCAAGGGCGTCGGCGGCCCCGGCTACACGTTCGACGACGAGATCAACCCCGAGCTGACCTTCGGCGCGCCGTACCTGCTGGCCATGGCCAACGCGGGGCTGCGTCGCAACGCGATCACCGGCAAGGCCGAGGGCACGAACGGATCGCAGTTCTTCATCACCACCGACCCCACGCCGTGGCTCAACGGCAAGCACACGATCTTCGGCGAGGTCGCCGACGACGCCTCGCGTGCCGTGGTCGACGAGATCGCCAAGGTTCCCACCGCGGCCGGCGACCGCCCGGTCGAGCCCGTCGTGATCTCCTCCATCGACATCGCGGCCGTCTGAGCATCGGTCGACTCGGCGCGTGACCGCACCGGACTTCGGCGCCAATCCGGAGAACTTCTGCTACCGGCATCCTGACCGGCAGAGCTTCGTGCTGTGCCAGCGGTGCCTGCGCACGATCTGTCCTGAGTGTCAGACGCAGATGCCGGTCGGTGTGATCTGTCCGGAGTGCCTGCGCGACCAGCAGAAGGCGGCGAAGCCCACGCGCATGCCGTCGCGGCGGGCGGTCACGCGCGATCCCCGGCCGCTGGTGACGTATGCGCTGATCATCCTCACGTCGATCACGTACGTCCTGGCCCAGCTTCCGGTGGTCGGCGGCTACGTCTCGTCGTACCTGGCCTTCAACAGCGCCTTCGTCCTGCCGAGTCCCGCTTTCCAGCCGTGGCGGCTGCTGACGGTCACGCTCGTGCACGCGAGCCTCTGGCACGTCGCGCTGAACATGCTGGCGCTGTGGGCGCTGGGACGCAGCCTCGAGCCGCTGCTGGGTCGCGCGCGATTTCTGGCGCTGTACCTGCTGAGCGCGCTCGGCGGCTCGGTGCTGGTGGCGCTGCTCGCGCCGGGCACGTGGGTTGTGGGCGCGTCGGGTGCGGTGTGGGGCCTGCTGGGCGCCATGTTCGTGATCGGGCGGCACCTGGGCGCCAACGTGACCGCCATCGCGGTGCTGCTGGGGCTCAACCTCGTGATCACCTTCCTGCCGGGGTCGGGCATCTCCTGGCAGGCCCACATCGGCGGCGGCCTCGTGGGCGCGCTCGTGGGGATGATCTTCGCCCGCACGCGGGCCGAGCGTCAGCGGCAGCAGCAGATCTGGCTGCTCGTGGCCGTCGGAGTGGGATTGCTGGCGCTGCTGGTCATCCCCGCGCTGGTCTACGGATAGTTATCCACAGGTTCATCCCCAGCCTGGGGATGAATCACACCGGTGTAATTCACAGGTGTGGAGGGGGTGTGGAAGGGCGGCTCAGCGCCAGCGGGTCGTCATCAGGAAGCCGACGAACGCGATGCCGAAGCCGATCACGAGGTTCCAGGGGCCGATACCCGGAATGGGGAACTGCGTGCTGCTCAGGTAGAACACGAGCACCCACAAGAGGCCCAGGAGCATGAGCCCGAACATGATGGGCTTGAACCACACGGGATTGGGGGCGGGGTCGCCCTCGGGGCGCTCGGTGACGGGCTCGCCGGGCTTGTCGGAAGGTGCCATGCGGGCAAGTTTAGCCTCAGCGCCTTGTCATGCCGCTTCGTTAGGATGCAGACGTGTCCGACCCCGCCGCCCCGCCGCTTCGTCGTCGTCGTTCCGCCGCCCCGCGTGGCCGCGCGAGCGTCGTTGGCGTGATCGGTGAGATCCTCATGACCCTCGGCGTCGTGCTGCTGCTGTTCATGGCGTGGCAGCTGTGGATCGGCGATGCGATCATCGGCGAGCAGCGCCAGTCGCAGGCCCGCGAGATCACGCAGGAATGGGCGATGGGGGAGCAGGGGCAGACGGCCCCCGAGCCGACGCCCGATCCCAGCGCCGAGTCCGAGCCAGCGCCGGTGGAGCCGGTCGTCCCCGCCCCCGTGGGGGATGCCGAGGTGTTCGGCGCCCTTCACATCCCGCGGTTCGGAGACAGCTGGGTGTTCCCGATCGCCGAGGGGATCAGCAAGTCCCGCGTGCTCGACCCGATCGGGGTCGGCCACTATCCGGGGACGGCCATGCCGGGGGACATGGGCAACGTCGCCCTGGCCGCACACCGCTATACGCAGGGGGCGCCGTTCGAGCACGTTCCGTCGCTGCAGATCGGCGACGCGATCGTGCTTGAGACGCAGGAGGGGTGGTACACCTACCGCTTCCGGAACATGGAGTACGTGCGACCCGATGAGGTGGCCGTGCTCGAGCCCGTGCCGCAGCGTCCGGGCGTCGCCGCGGACGGGCGCTACCTCACGCTCACGACCTGCAGTCCGATGTGGTCCACGGCGGAGCGCCTCGCGGCGTATGCGGTGTTCGACTCATTCACTCCGCGTGCCGACGGCCCCCCGGAGTCCTTGGCAACCGTGGAAGGGGCCTGATGTACGCAGCGCTGTGGCGGATCCTCCCGGGCCCGTGGTGGGTCCGCGTGGTGATCCTGATTCTGCTGGCGGCGGCCGTCGTCTACGCCCTGTTCTTCCACATCTTTCCGTGGGTCTCCGAGCTGATCGCTCCCGAGGACGTCACCGTCCAGTGAGCGGCCGGGTGCTGGTCGTGGACAACCACGACAGCTTCGTGCACACCGTCATCGCCTACCTGCAGGAGCTCGGCGCGCAGGCATCCGTGGTCGAAGCGGACGAGATCCGCGATCCGGATGCCGCTATCGCCGGTTTCGCTGGCGTGCTCGTATCGCCCGGTCCCGGCACGCCGGCCCGTGCCGGGGCGTCGATCGCCGTCGTCCAGGCCGCGGCACGGGCGCAGATGCCGCTTCTGGGCGTGTGTCTCGGCCACCAGGCGATCGCGGCCGCCTTCGGCGCGGAGGTGGGGCATGCTCCCGAACTCGTCCACGGGATGACCAGCGCGGTGCACCACGATCACGACGCGCTCTACGCAGGGCTCCCCGACCCCTTCATCGCCGGTCGGTACCACTCGCTGGCGGTCACCGAGCGCACCCTCCCTGCCCAGCTGCGTGTGACCAGCCGCACCGATTCGGGCGTGGTGATGGGTCTGACCCACCGCACCCTCCCACTGGACGGCGTGCAGTTCCACCCCGAGAGCGTGCTCACCGAGGGCGGGTACCGGCTGCTGGGCAACTGGCTGGAGCGAGTGGGCGTGGCGGATGCCGCCGCGCGCGGCGCGGGCCTGCACCCGCATCGGGCACAGGGGGGCTAGGAGCCGGTGCAGTAGGTCAGCTCGACCGTGGAGTGGATCGGCACGTCGCCGGGTGCGAGGGACTGCGACAGCACCGTGGGACCCCCGGGTGTGGCGGGGCACGACGGGTCCTCCACGGGAAGCACCGTGAGCTGCAGGGCATCGGACTCGAGTTCGCGGGTGGCCGCGTCGAGCGTGTAGCCGGCGACGTTGACGAGCGTCACACTGCCGGTGGCGACCTCGAGGTTCACGACGGTGCCGCGTGGCACGTCGGCGCCGGCTTCGTACGAAGCCCACAGCACGAGACCTCGGGCGGCCGCGGGATCGTTGCGCTGCACGGCGCTGCCCAGACGCAGCCCTGCGTCGACCAGCGCCTGCTCTGCGGCGGCGCGATCGAGGCCTACCAGCGTGGGGACAGCCGTCGTCTCGACGCCGGTCGAGACGTACACATCGACGTCTTCCCCGACGGCGACCGATGTGCCAGCGGCCGGCTCCACACGGATCACGTTGCCCGCGGCGACGCTGTCGCTGCTCTCGTCGATGCGCTGCGGCTGCAGGTCGGCCGCGAGCAGTTGCTCCTCGGCACGGTCGTAGGACATGTCCACGACGTCGGGCACGATGCGGGCGTTGCTGGGCACGCCGGATCCGGGCGGGATCGTCACCACCCAGAACAGCACCGACACCAGCAGCACGGCGACGAGCACCACGCCCGCCCAGATCCAGGCGACCGGCGGACCGGACTGCGTGCGCGTCATCGTCGTGTCGGTGCTGAGCTGCCGGAGCGATCGCGCGGTGTCCTGCGCTTGCCTGGGGTCGGGGCCGTACAGCTCGTGAGTCAACGCGTCGACCTGGCGCCGGGACGGCCCCTTGCCGTCGACGGTGGCGTCGAGCGCCTCACGGAACCCCGCGGCATCCTGAAACCTCTGGAAGGGGTCCTTGGCCAGCGCCCGCAGCACGACGGCGTCGAGGGCGCGCGGCACGGTGGGGGTCACCTCGCTGGGGGCCAGCGGCGTCTCGCTGACGTGCTGGTAGGCCACGGCCACGGG contains:
- a CDS encoding DUF3566 domain-containing protein, whose protein sequence is MSTVADKLAKKSSSKTSSKQVRLRLVYVDFWSAVKLSFLASVALAIVTVVSIFLVYLVLEATTLLSKLDELFMAFTDGTVSLTTFIGLPQVMAFAAVIAILNLIVFTVLGAVVAGIYNLMVKITGGLLVGFTSN
- a CDS encoding NUDIX domain-containing protein: MQLRVAAYAVIRDDDDRVLLAHWNDNGRSGWTMPGGGLEAGEDPQHAVRREVREETGYKVAVDDLLGIHSRVIPASRRLEAAEDPLHTLRIVYSARVTGGRLRDEIGGSTDRAEWFPVPGVRLLQRLKLVDIALKMADVS
- a CDS encoding YbaK/EbsC family protein, which produces MTTPSDGLSRARDAAQARGLEVSFRERPAAHSLPEAAELLGIRPADIVKTLVVKRSDDTYLFALVPGDRVISWPKLRAVVGVNKLRLPDAEHAFAATGYARGTIVPIGSTVDWPVFADERIRGKRIAMGAGAPGYSLFVDADALIAAYGATVADISVAEPPPGAPLS
- a CDS encoding DNA helicase, which gives rise to MSLSRKRKKELRKLQKQANTLWESQQVLVGEAANVAKEAGRQLGHYQRENVMPVISGAYGQYAAPYVSKATKVSRQVLNDKVVPAAGAVVGSAMSVWDAANDTRARVAAGRGFAAPDVSKYSKKADKYSKDAAKKFAKKLAVVAPEPKKSMSAGSVIAIILAISAALGVAYAAWQTLRADDELWVADDPLSAPDA
- a CDS encoding peptidylprolyl isomerase — its product is MALPTAVATLHTNHGDIVVNLFGDHAPRTVQNFIGLADGTGAWTDPATGKPGEGPLYKDVIFHRIIPGFMIQGGDPLGKGVGGPGYTFDDEINPELTFGAPYLLAMANAGLRRNAITGKAEGTNGSQFFITTDPTPWLNGKHTIFGEVADDASRAVVDEIAKVPTAAGDRPVEPVVISSIDIAAV
- a CDS encoding rhomboid family intramembrane serine protease: MTAPDFGANPENFCYRHPDRQSFVLCQRCLRTICPECQTQMPVGVICPECLRDQQKAAKPTRMPSRRAVTRDPRPLVTYALIILTSITYVLAQLPVVGGYVSSYLAFNSAFVLPSPAFQPWRLLTVTLVHASLWHVALNMLALWALGRSLEPLLGRARFLALYLLSALGGSVLVALLAPGTWVVGASGAVWGLLGAMFVIGRHLGANVTAIAVLLGLNLVITFLPGSGISWQAHIGGGLVGALVGMIFARTRAERQRQQQIWLLVAVGVGLLALLVIPALVYG
- a CDS encoding cell division protein CrgA; the protein is MAPSDKPGEPVTERPEGDPAPNPVWFKPIMFGLMLLGLLWVLVFYLSSTQFPIPGIGPWNLVIGFGIAFVGFLMTTRWR
- a CDS encoding class E sortase, which produces MSDPAAPPLRRRRSAAPRGRASVVGVIGEILMTLGVVLLLFMAWQLWIGDAIIGEQRQSQAREITQEWAMGEQGQTAPEPTPDPSAESEPAPVEPVVPAPVGDAEVFGALHIPRFGDSWVFPIAEGISKSRVLDPIGVGHYPGTAMPGDMGNVALAAHRYTQGAPFEHVPSLQIGDAIVLETQEGWYTYRFRNMEYVRPDEVAVLEPVPQRPGVAADGRYLTLTTCSPMWSTAERLAAYAVFDSFTPRADGPPESLATVEGA
- a CDS encoding gamma-glutamyl-gamma-aminobutyrate hydrolase family protein (Members of this family of hydrolases with an active site Cys residue belong to MEROPS family C26.); translation: MSGRVLVVDNHDSFVHTVIAYLQELGAQASVVEADEIRDPDAAIAGFAGVLVSPGPGTPARAGASIAVVQAAARAQMPLLGVCLGHQAIAAAFGAEVGHAPELVHGMTSAVHHDHDALYAGLPDPFIAGRYHSLAVTERTLPAQLRVTSRTDSGVVMGLTHRTLPLDGVQFHPESVLTEGGYRLLGNWLERVGVADAAARGAGLHPHRAQGG
- the pknB gene encoding Stk1 family PASTA domain-containing Ser/Thr kinase, which translates into the protein MSAEPRVLSGRYRVDEPIGRGGMARVYRGYDLTLGRAVAIKILKRELAEDSAFRTRFRLEAQAASRMSHPTIVRVYDAGEDTETDPDGSVHPVPYIVMELVQGVLLKDIISEGPVPVDTAVRYVDGILEALEYSHRAGVVHRDIKPGNVMVTDAGQVKVMDFGIARAVSDSSSTVADTTAILGTAAYFSPEQAKGEPVDGRADVYSTGVVLYELLTGRQPFRGESPVAVAYQHVSETPLAPSEVTPTVPRALDAVVLRALAKDPFQRFQDAAGFREALDATVDGKGPSRRQVDALTHELYGPDPRQAQDTARSLRQLSTDTTMTRTQSGPPVAWIWAGVVLVAVLLVSVLFWVVTIPPGSGVPSNARIVPDVVDMSYDRAEEQLLAADLQPQRIDESSDSVAAGNVIRVEPAAGTSVAVGEDVDVYVSTGVETTAVPTLVGLDRAAAEQALVDAGLRLGSAVQRNDPAAARGLVLWASYEAGADVPRGTVVNLEVATGSVTLVNVAGYTLDAATRELESDALQLTVLPVEDPSCPATPGGPTVLSQSLAPGDVPIHSTVELTYCTGS